The window ttttattttgataattttcatatttttaacattttttcttgtgcCGTTTCTGCTtgctattttgtattatttatttaaccaCATATgcctaaaaaataaaaatatcattacgcgcataatcgagatattttcattttatgtatctgttattaaaaaataaaagtaggaTTTGAGAGGATGAAAGTTAAGAAGAGGGAAGAAGATTATTTGGTCCAAATATGCTAAAAATACGGAGATTTGACTGTAATCTTAATTGCacattacatataatgatattttttttaatacttgggTTTTTTGTATGATAtgatcaattataattaaaatattatatattactccACATTttgatgtaatatataatatagtataatagtaaatatcagatatatgatatttatatacgcgtataaagatatatataatatatattgtgtatatatatatatatgtatatattgggGTATGTTAAGGGCTTGTTAAatgctttctttctctcttattgGTGCAACTTTCCGACcctacaattttattactgtTCAAACTTTTATACGTATCAAGTAACTATTGTAACAAGGGATTTCCATTATTCATTACTGGCGTTATTCTACAGTAAATACGTATGTATGAGTACATATATCCTTTTAcacattgtatatatatgtgtaattattgtatatattgtgatataaataaCACGATCTTCACTACAATATTTGATTATGCATCTATTTGGATATGAGGTATAACAAAGAGTAttgttaaatcttttattattgtgaTCGATTGGTAATGACTAAGCTCATTAATATCATCTTTCACACGTACACAAGGCGGGCTGACGTACATGTGTTATGACTAATTTATGGATTATATAGGCCGTCGTCTaccaaaaaattcttatatcgAATCTATATAGATACGAATTTTCGattagttaaattattatcagacttataaattgaatctaaatcgaacaaaattaaataaaggcattttacataatatttaaatagaaaatataacaaGATCTACCTTTTACAGCTAATAAAATAGatgcatattaatttatcagtTTAAGTCTGTGTATTCAGTCTACTAGGATTTAAGAGATCTTAATGAGATCCATCTACATattctacataaaaaatatttcaattatggATAGGCTTTTTTTCTCACTcgaagattttataaaaaaatctagaCTAGATACTTTAGGACTATGCCTTCTACGCCGTTTTGATTACATCCGTGATGTAAGACAAATAATTGAAGGCACATCCTCCGatcgaaagaaaataattcttcCTTGTGATGAAAGAAGAGCGtctaatgtttcaaaaattatcttgCGCAAATTCTACAATCTACAATCtcataatcaaattattttattatttaactaaaattatatttaagataaatattgcagaaaatttgatattaaatgttaCTCAATTATTCACGCCAATCAATAAATGCCAgctctatttctttctttttttttttgttccatTTATTCCGAGTTTCATCTTGTagttatattttagaattaactTACCCTTGGAAATCCATTTTCCTTTGCGAAAATCTGTCCTTTAAATAGTTCTTGAAGCcgtgtttaattaaatgattagtTGGCCTTTTGACAACGTTAATAACATCGCAGCAATCAGAACCGGACAAGTTTGTACGACTCGTTATCAGATACTTTAGAAATTTTCGTCGATATCCCAATCCCGCGCTAAGTTGAAAACTTCGAAATCGCCGTCGGGTACTTCGGGTTTATCAGGTGCGACTAATATCTCGGGTTGCAGTTCCACACAATCTCTCGGCGAGCATTCGATGCGGCCTTCGGAGCCGCAGCTGCATTCGACACAGTTCCCCGTTGAGTGTGGTAGTGTCTCACCCTGTCGATACTCCCTTCCTATAATTCAAGTCTCATGGTACATATACGAATTTCGCGAAAGGTCGGAAccgtatatgtaatatatgtacatgcgGCTTTTATGAAAGAAGATATATAGGCGTTTAAGGTATATGAAAACTCATGCTTTTATCTTGCGTCGAGATACTGTGAATATTAAAGGTGCATTGCATACTAAGACAACGTAAGgtacaaagtaaattttaaataaatttttaaagatttataataattatggtGTAATAAAACTTCACGTTGGAATGAAAATGCCTCCAGAGAAATctattaagtttaattaaataaataagtagcGTATATATTATGACATTTATGCTTTCTAaatcatatatgtaattaaattatatagttCATAATAAGAGGCACTGAAGATTattgacataaaaatgttgatataagaaggaaaatttaattaatacccATCACGAGACAAGTGGTCGGTACGGAAGGCGTTGTAGTTGAAAGAgtgatattaatttctatgtGTCCTTGTTGGCTAACCGACGAATCAAAATTTCCGGAAGCCTCGAAGCTGTCCACAATGTCCGTACTCATTCCCAGGGATGAAGTGTAATTGCTTTCCACCGCGGTCGATCGCAGAGAAGACGGGCTGAGCGACGAGGCGGTATTCGAATTATAATTCTGCCACCAGCAGTAAACTTCGCCGACGACGCACAGGCAATGCGAATTCGAGTCATGCGTCGGTatctgaaaagaaaaatgtggTGCGTTTAGTAAGACATTAGTGAGAAAGatatgagaaaaagaaaaataacaaaattcaatACGTCAGTTGATCattatattaagataatataaatacaaattgatTTCACTCCTCGTATTtacattatcttttaattttttgttaattttaaatagaatttttc of the Monomorium pharaonis isolate MP-MQ-018 chromosome 11, ASM1337386v2, whole genome shotgun sequence genome contains:
- the LOC105833142 gene encoding uncharacterized protein LOC105833142; this encodes MMLRLPRMLLVVGCLLRCHVARSIAAPAKATSLALLDENDITLRDDSDDVTTEEPSLKKCIVDGNFYSHSQTIPTHDSNSHCLCVVGEVYCWWQNYNSNTASSLSPSSLRSTAVESNYTSSLGMSTDIVDSFEASGNFDSSVSQQGHIEINITLSTTTPSVPTTCLVMGREYRQGETLPHSTGNCVECSCGSEGRIECSPRDCVELQPEILVAPDKPEVPDGDFEVFNLARDWDIDENF